A stretch of DNA from Meiothermus cerbereus DSM 11376:
CTCCTGGTAACGGTCGGCCCAGACCCGCACCAATAGCTCGCGCCGCTCGGGGCTGAGGGTGGCCAGGCTGCCGCTGTGTTCGGGCGTAAACACCACCACTTCGCAGTCGCCCCTGGCATCGCGGGTGGGGATGACCAGACCCTGTGGGGGCTCCCCGGCGTAGGGGGAGAGGGAGGGCCAGCGGTTCTGGAAGACGGCAATCTCGAAGTCTTCGAAGGGGATTTCGGTGGGGAAGCCGCCGGGTTTGCTGGGGGCCAGGGGGTCGTATTCCTTGGGGGGCAGGAATGTTCGCCCCTGACGGCTGGCGGCAAACACCACCCACTCATGCCTCAGGGGATGCCAGCGGGCGTGGGACTGGGCCTGAGCGGTGTTTTCGCCCTCCTCGAGCGCGGGCAGGGTGTGGGGTTTCAGGCCGTACAAATAAAGCATTCGACCATCTTTTTTCTGGTGTACGCGCTTATGCATGCTAACCTCAAATTGCTCGATGGCGTTCAGTCGGGATAAAGGGCCTGGCCTGGTAGCGGCTCCTCCTGCGGGCTGGTCTCTGCGCCAACTGCCCTAAAGCTCCAGCCAGCGGGCAAAATCCACCTCCCGCTCGCCAATCCTGAAGGTATAGGGGCCGGTTTGTGCGATGGACGGGGTGGCCTCGAGCCAGGCCTTAAGTTGTTCCCGTTCCTCGCCATCCAGCCACTCTGGGGGGTCGGAGGTGGCTTTGAAGCCCGATACCAGCCCCAGGTCCTGTAGTACCGCCCGCTGGGCAGGGCTGAGCAGGTTGTAGCGGGTACGAAAATAGGCCACATCGGGGTCGGTGTGCACCAGGGGCTTCAGCCAGAGGCGGTGCAGGCTGGTACGCAGGGCGTTGTAGGCGCTGGGGCCGGTGGGGTCGTGCAAAAATACCCGCCGGTCTTCGTTGTCCCAGTAAGGCGCCACGTCAGGCCCAATGCGTAGCCCATCCACCAGACCCAGCGAGGCGATGATGGGAGCGCCGCAGGCCAGGATGTACACCTCGTCGCCGGCAGCCTCGCGGATGATGCGCAAGGCTTCGCGGTAGGCATCCTCTCGGGCCTCCCCGGCGTGCCGGTGACCGGGTAATGCGGCAGCATACAGAAAATCCAGCTTCAAGTAGCGATAACCCCAGCCCCGCACCGTCTGGATAAGATTACGCAACCAGTTTTGTACACCGGGCAAGGTCACGTCGAGGGCGTAGAAGCCTCCCCAGTTGATGCCCGCCGGAACCAGATCGCCTTTTTCATCGCGCAAAAACCAGTCAGGGTGTTCTTTGAACAATTTGGAGCTGGGCCGGGCGATGAAAGGGGCCAGCCAGAGGCCGGGGGTCAGGCCCTGGCTCTGGGCCCGTAGCGCGATGGTGCTCATGCCCGAGGGAAACTTGTGGTTGGGCTCCCAGTCGCCCATATTTTGCTGCCAGCCGTCGTCTATCTGGAAGACCTCGAACGGCAGCCCCTGCAGACCAGCAATACTCTGGAGCATCAGGCCTTCCGAGATGTCGCTGTAGTAGCTATACCAGCTACACCATACCCTGGGCGCGGGTTGCTGGGCCCGCACCCCCAGGGTGGTGGCCAGCAGTTCGGCGTAGCGGGCCAAAACCTCTCCAGTTTCGCCGTAGGCCAAAAACCACTCTATCTCGTGCTCACCAAAGCCTTTGAGGCTCAGGCGGTCTGCCTCGATGCGGGCGCCAGGGCGCAACGCACCCAGAAAAAGCATCCGCCCGTCGTAGCCCTCGATGCCCCCCAGGCCGCTGCCGCCGTGGACGGGCGAGAGGGCATAGGCGGGGTCGTCGCATTGGGGCCGCCGCTCGGGGGGCAGGATGGGCTTGGGGTTTTCCTTGAGGCTGACCCAGGTTGCCTCGCTCCAGCTTTGCCAGCCCTGCTTGAAAAACATGGTGCGTCCGAAGGGATGGCCAATTTGCACGGTTTTGCCGCTAAGCAGGTAGCCGCCCAGGGTTTCTTCGAGCCTGCTTGCGCTTATGTGGAAGTCGTAGCCCTGAATCTGCATGGCTTACTCCTCGACCCAGATAGCCAAATCATAAGGAGCCATGGTGGGGCCACCCAGAACAAAGTGGGCATTTGCAGGCGCTGGAACCGTTTGCGGATGGTTGGCGTAGTTGAGGGCAAAGACCCAGTTGCCCCGGCGCCGGAGGCGCAAGCCTTCGGGCAAGGTTTGCGTGGTCAAACCCGCGCGCTGGGCGGCTTCGGCCAGGTAGTGCTGGAGAAACTCGCGATTTGGCCAGAAGGCCAGGTAGTGCCGGTTCTGCTGCTGGTAGATGGCCCCCTTGCCGTCGCCGAAAGAGGCCACCGGGGTCAGGCCAGACTCAACCCACTCCTTCCATACCCCCACCTGCCAGGATTGGCCCTGCCAGAGCACGGTGTCGGTCAGCCCTGGGCGCCAGCTTTCCACTCGAGTCACCTTGATGGGCAGCAGTTCCTGCAGCGTGCCTGGGGGTAACTGCGGTGGTATGCCCAGGGCCTCGGTTTTGGAGCCGGTACGGGGTCCAAAGATCAGGGTGCCAGGGGCGGTGCGGAAGGCCTCGAGGGCGGCTTCGCGCAGGATGGGCAGGCTGGGCACCACCACCAGCCGGTAGGGCTTCAGGCTGGCCCCAGGGGGCACCAGGTCCACGTCCAGCCCCAGGCGGCGCAGGGCCTGGTAAAAATGCCAGACCAGGTCGCGGTACACAAACCCCTGCCCCTGGGGCTGAATCCGGTAGACCCAGTCGGCCTCGTAGTCGAAGACCAGGGCCACCGGGGCTTTGGTGCTTGGGGACAGGGAGAGCTGGTGTAGCTCCTGGGCCACCTGCTGGGCCTCGAAAAAGCCTAGGTCGGGCTCGAGGTCGGGGCGGTTGAGCCCGGCATGAAACTGCTCCTGGGCCTGGGGAAACTGCCGCCAGCGGAAGTAGCTCACCACCTCGGCGCCGTGGGCCAGGGCTTCCCAGGTCCAAAGACGTACCATGCCGGGGGCCGGCGAGGGGTTGTGGTGGGCCCAGTTGACCGGCCCGGGCTGCTGCTCCATCACCCACCAGCGGGGCTTTACCCCACGGTAAAGGTCGTGGTGGAAGGCGGCCATGTCGGGGTGGCCGGTATGGGCGTAGCGCAGCTTCTCCTCTGTTGTGCAGGGCAGCACATCCATATCGGTGAAGCCCAGGGGATAGCTGTCCCAGCCAGCGATGTCTAGGTCCTGGGCCAGCCTGAAGTGGTCGAAGTCCGGGGTGTAGCCCATGAAGTTGTGCAGGATAAAGCGCCCAGGGGAATGCTGCCTGAGAATTTCCACCTGCATGTGGTTGAAGGCGGCTACCTGATCGGAGCTAAAGCGGTAAAAGTCGAGCCAGTGCGAGGGGTTGGCCTCGGTAACGGTCTGGTTGGGCAGGTCGATCTCGCCAAAGGAGCGGTAGGCCATGCTCCAGAACACGTTGCCCCAGGCCCGGTTGAGGGCCTCGATGCGGCCATAGCGGGCCTGTAACCACAGCCGGAAAGCCCGCAGATCCTCGGGGCCATAGCTGCGGGTGGTGTCGTGGCAGCCGTACTCGTTGTCGGTCTGCCAGCCCGCCACAAAGGGGTTCTGGCCGTAACGCTGGGCCAGCAGGGTTACGATGCGGCGGGCCTCCTCGCGGTAGACCCGGCTGCTAAAGCTGTAGTGGCGGCGCGAGCCGAATTTGCGCGGTTGTCCCTGCGCGTCATAGCCCAGAATGTCGGGGTGCTGGTCGATGAGCCACTTGGGCGGGGTAGCGGTAGGGGTGCCAAGCACCACCTTAAGCCCGGCCTGGCCCAGGGTTTCGATGGCCTCATCCAGCCACTCCCAGGTAAAGTGGCCGGGGTCGGGCTCGAGGCAGCTCCAGGCAAACTCGCCGATGCGGACGTAGGTCAGGCCCAGCGCTTTCATGCGCCGGGCATCCTCGGCCCAGCGTTCGCGGGGCCAGTGTTCGGGGTAGTAGCAGACGCCTAGCATAAGGTTTGGTATGGGGTATAGAGGGGTTTTGTGCTGGTGAGGGAGCTACCCAGGTGATACGCACAAGGCAGCAGCCCTGAACTAAAGCCCAGGTTTTGTTTTTGTGGGGTGTGCTTTGGGCGCTGCCTCATCTAGTCCTTCACCCCACCTGCGGTAATACCTGCGATAAAGTAGCGCTGCAGGAACAGGAACAGGACTAAAAAGGGCAGGGTGGTCATAACTGCCCCCACCATAATGCCCCCCCACGAGACCCGGGTGAGTCCAATCAGCGAGCCCAGCGCCACCGGTGCGGTCTGCATCTCGCGATCGGAAAGCACCAGCAAGGGCCACAGGTAGTCGTTCCAGGAGGCCAGGAAGAGAATGATGGCCAGGGCCGCCATGGCTGGGAGCACCAGCGGTACGGCCACCCGGAAGAAGATGCGAAACTCGCCGGCGCCGTCGATGCGGGCAGCTTCCAGCAGGCTCATGGGCACGCTCAGGAAGTTCTGCCGCATGTAGAATACGCCCAGGCTATTTGCCAGCGAGGGCAGAATCACCGCCCACCAGGTGTTGGTGAGCCGGAAATCGAAAGTCATGGCCTCGCGCAGGGCGGGCACCCCAAAGAAGAGGTAGGCCAGCGCTGCTACCGCGTAACCCAGCCACATTACCCGCCCCAGGGTAGGCGAGAAGCGGAGCCAGGCCAAGAGAAGCGCAATACCGCCAAACACCGCCATCCCGATCAGGATGGCCAGCAGGGTTTTGGCCTCGCGGGCCACCAGGATGAACTGCGGGATGACCACCGCAAAATAGGGGATGGTCAGGGTGGCGATTACCAGCGAGAACAAGAGCCCCTTGCCCCAGAACTGAAAACGGGCAAAAGCATACCCGGCCAGACTGGTTAAAAAGATGGAGAGCACCGTATAGATGCCAGCCACCATCACGCTATTGAAGAGGGTGCGCAAGAAGTTGGTGTCCGACTGCAGGCTTTGCAGGTTGGCGGCAAACTGGTTGCCCGGCAGGATGGGGGTAGGGGTGCTGAAGATGGCGATTTCGGGCTGGGTCGAGAAGACGAACATCAGCCAGAGTGGGGCCAGCCATAAGAGGGCCAGGGGGGTCAGGAACAGGTGCAACCAGAGGCTGCGCCACCACAATTGTCGTTTCATTGGTCCCTCCCAAAAAGCCGAAGCTGGATGATGGAGAAGACCAGT
This window harbors:
- a CDS encoding glycoside hydrolase family 36 protein: MQIQGYDFHISASRLEETLGGYLLSGKTVQIGHPFGRTMFFKQGWQSWSEATWVSLKENPKPILPPERRPQCDDPAYALSPVHGGSGLGGIEGYDGRMLFLGALRPGARIEADRLSLKGFGEHEIEWFLAYGETGEVLARYAELLATTLGVRAQQPAPRVWCSWYSYYSDISEGLMLQSIAGLQGLPFEVFQIDDGWQQNMGDWEPNHKFPSGMSTIALRAQSQGLTPGLWLAPFIARPSSKLFKEHPDWFLRDEKGDLVPAGINWGGFYALDVTLPGVQNWLRNLIQTVRGWGYRYLKLDFLYAAALPGHRHAGEAREDAYREALRIIREAAGDEVYILACGAPIIASLGLVDGLRIGPDVAPYWDNEDRRVFLHDPTGPSAYNALRTSLHRLWLKPLVHTDPDVAYFRTRYNLLSPAQRAVLQDLGLVSGFKATSDPPEWLDGEEREQLKAWLEATPSIAQTGPYTFRIGEREVDFARWLEL
- a CDS encoding carbohydrate ABC transporter permease; its protein translation is MKRQLWWRSLWLHLFLTPLALLWLAPLWLMFVFSTQPEIAIFSTPTPILPGNQFAANLQSLQSDTNFLRTLFNSVMVAGIYTVLSIFLTSLAGYAFARFQFWGKGLLFSLVIATLTIPYFAVVIPQFILVAREAKTLLAILIGMAVFGGIALLLAWLRFSPTLGRVMWLGYAVAALAYLFFGVPALREAMTFDFRLTNTWWAVILPSLANSLGVFYMRQNFLSVPMSLLEAARIDGAGEFRIFFRVAVPLVLPAMAALAIILFLASWNDYLWPLLVLSDREMQTAPVALGSLIGLTRVSWGGIMVGAVMTTLPFLVLFLFLQRYFIAGITAGGVKD
- a CDS encoding beta-galactosidase, which gives rise to MLGVCYYPEHWPRERWAEDARRMKALGLTYVRIGEFAWSCLEPDPGHFTWEWLDEAIETLGQAGLKVVLGTPTATPPKWLIDQHPDILGYDAQGQPRKFGSRRHYSFSSRVYREEARRIVTLLAQRYGQNPFVAGWQTDNEYGCHDTTRSYGPEDLRAFRLWLQARYGRIEALNRAWGNVFWSMAYRSFGEIDLPNQTVTEANPSHWLDFYRFSSDQVAAFNHMQVEILRQHSPGRFILHNFMGYTPDFDHFRLAQDLDIAGWDSYPLGFTDMDVLPCTTEEKLRYAHTGHPDMAAFHHDLYRGVKPRWWVMEQQPGPVNWAHHNPSPAPGMVRLWTWEALAHGAEVVSYFRWRQFPQAQEQFHAGLNRPDLEPDLGFFEAQQVAQELHQLSLSPSTKAPVALVFDYEADWVYRIQPQGQGFVYRDLVWHFYQALRRLGLDVDLVPPGASLKPYRLVVVPSLPILREAALEAFRTAPGTLIFGPRTGSKTEALGIPPQLPPGTLQELLPIKVTRVESWRPGLTDTVLWQGQSWQVGVWKEWVESGLTPVASFGDGKGAIYQQQNRHYLAFWPNREFLQHYLAEAAQRAGLTTQTLPEGLRLRRRGNWVFALNYANHPQTVPAPANAHFVLGGPTMAPYDLAIWVEE